The genomic stretch ttaacacttttgaaagacgtggattgcaattaacaggacctCTATAGTCAgcgaaccaaaatgacaattttctttATGAATTATCATGACatgaaaaaattgattaaaGGAGATTGCATACGTGGTGTTCCAAAGTTTAAAATACAAATCCCAAGCGTATGTAGTCCATATCAATTTGGAAAGCAGACTCGGTTACCATACAAGTCATACAAGCACATTGCCACCACATGACATGATGTGAGTTAGCGGTGGATGGATAGTAGGTTGGAAATGAAGATTCCTGGAATGTCATTCTCAAAAATTAGACACTTGGAATTGAAAGTTGTGTGGTCAAACATAACCACGCATTTGCACTAGAAAGCTAGGAAAGAGCATCGTATTCAAAGTGCAAGGAGTAAAGTTCAAAGCAATGAAAAGTAAAGACAAACAAGTAAATGAAACTAAGCAATGGAGTGCGGAGTGAATTGAAGTTTCTTGGATTTCAATGTAGAGATATTAGCGAGAATTGAGGCTATGTGAGGGTTGTGATCTTTGGAAAACACTTTGCTAATGCTAAGTCGATACGGTCTTAGACTCTTAGGTAAATGCTATGCCtaaggcatttcatcgaacaccttgcctacgtGCTTTCTTCCGGACTTGGCCCTCTCAGATTGCAAGGCGGGAAGTGCAAGTAGGAAAGGTGTTTAATGAAATGCCTTAGGCATAGCATTTGCCTAAGAGGCTAAGACCATATCGTCTTAGCATTAGCAAAGTGTTTTCCAAAGATCACAACCCTCGCATCGCCTCAATTCTTGCCAATATCTCTGCATTGCAATCCAAGGAACTCCAATTCACTCCGCACTCCATTGCTTagttttatttacttgtttGTCTTTACTTTTCACTACTTTGAACTTTACTCCTTGCACTTTGAATACAATGCCCTTTCACGTACACTAGACTTTGCACACACAATACATATCTTCATACACATCTTATATACTGTACATTTCTATCATACTGCATGTGTTGAACATCTCACAAACACTTCATCTTTGAGCATAAAACTTTACGTACATTTATTCCGTTGTGCACTTTAAGTTAGATTTTCATCcctcccctctagacttttGACCAACCAATCGAGACCAACACTTGGTTATTACCATCGATATAATGGAAGTTGATGTCGAGCAGGTGTTGGTGGACACGGGTAGGAGTGTCAATGTGCTTTATTTGGGCGTGTTCAACAAGCTCAAGCTCGAAGCTGCTATGTTGACACTAATCCAAACTCCCTTGTTCGGCTTCACTGAGGATATTATTCAATCGGAAGGCATGATACGCTTACCCGTTGAGATCGATATGTACCTAAGGATTCTCCGAGTCGAAATGGAATTTTTGGAAGTCAGGTTGGAATGCGTTCACAACGTGATCTTAAGCCGACCGAGTATTTCTCAAATTGGAGTGGTTATTTCTATACCAAACTTGTGTATGAAATTCCAAACACCCGAAGGAGTCAGAACACTACGAGGCGATGTGCGCTCAGCCCGAAACTGTTATGTCCTAGCAGTCCAAAAGCAAGAAGCTAAATCTTCTCGAGTAAATACTATTTTGAAGCGAAAAGACGAACACAAGAGAGAACAACCTGAGCCACATGATGAGATTGAGGAAGTTCTATTGGATCTAGGTCACCCAAATCAGGTATAATTAAGATCGAAAAGGCATTAGACGATGAATTGAAAGCAATCATTTTAAGCATACTAAGGGAATATGCCGATATATTTACTTGGGGCCCGAAAGACATGCTAAGTGTGGGTCGATAAGTTATTTGTCATAAGTTGCCCGTGAGTCCTCTCGCCAAACCGGTCAAACAAAAGCAACGACATCTGTTTTCCAATACGCGAGAGTTTGTAAAGAAAGAAGTGAAAACTTTAGCCGGGCTGGGGCATATTTGGGAAGTTGTTTACCTGGGTTGGGTGGCAGATGTTTTTCTCATTCCAAAACTGCCCGCTTGGTGAATGTGCACCGTTTACACGGACTTGAACCGAGCTTGCCCTTTGGATACAAACCCTTTGCTGAGCATGCATCAGATGGTGGATGAGACTGTCGGGGGAGGGATgatgagcttcatggatgctTTCAAAGGTTATAACCAGAAAATGATAGCCTCGGAGGACAAAAGCAAGactttcttcatcactccagaCGGGTTATTTTTTGTTACAAGGTAATGCCGTTCAACTTGCGTAATGCTAGGGCAACATACTAGAGAATTGTCATAGTATTATTTATAGATCTGCTCGGAAATACCACAAAAGCTTACATTGATGATATGCTAGTGAAAAGTGAAACCCAATGGTCCCTCCTCAAGACCTGAGAGCTTGTTTCGAGATCATGGGCCATTACTAGTTGTGCCTAAACCTGACTAAGTGGATGTTTGTAGTGCAGACTAGGAAATTTCTCAATTTCATGATGACTAAGCGAGAGACCGAACCTATATATTCTAGCAAAAGTGAAGGCGATCCTTGAGATGCAACCCCTTAGAAAGGGCTATTTGATAAGGGTTATACCCTACtcgaatatttaattatatgctCAGATATCATACAGGATGCTACCAGGCTCATTTCCCGAACATAACGGACCAGGTTTATGTTTTCCCCAACCAAATCATGGTCGGGAAATAGCCTTTCTCGTGCAGCATAGTAAGATTTTTAGTCGTGTTAGTCCTCTCGATCTTATGTGTTCGGGAAGAACTTACTCTAGCACGGGATTAAGAGAAATCCCGAACAAATTATATAGTCACATCACCTTCCTCAATCTATCAGAATATTCGCACGTGGGATAAGTAGGATTGTCACCATCCAAACCAATACATAAATAACATGTGTGCAATAAAGAATCCTAGGTAGGAAGTAGTGCAATGCATTGATATCATGATCCTTGAAAATGTTACCCCATTGCCAATGCCTCAAACACATGTAGTATGCTTACACCACCCCAAACgcaataaattcaaaaaaatattttaggctgttccaaatatgattttaatttggACTTAGAGTAAGGTCGGCAAAGCTGAAAACttgtacggagtattatatatatatatataaaataaaatttaaatggtATGGCAATAACTTATCTTTCTCGATGATACTGAGGCGCCTTCAATCATGCTCCCAATTTCATCGCTCTCTATCTTCGCCAATAAATCGAAAAGCTAACATGGGGCAACAGCAATCCAAGGACGAGTTATTGTACAGACATGCCGTCGATGGAAACATCGAAGCTATCAGCACACTCCGTAGAGATGGCACCAGCCTTGAGGTATAAACAGTTTTTTTCTGCTTCTTCTTTTATAACTAGTACTAGTATGTCAGCGAGTGTAATAATTCTAGTGTTAATTGTTAAGAGGCTTACTGTGCAGTGGGTAGACAGAGAGGGAAAGACTCCACTAATTGCAACCTGCATGAGTTCCGAACGCTTTGCGACTGCTAGAACATTGATTGAACTTGGTGCTGATGTTAATGCCTATCGGCCCGGTATTCTGTGTTTATTTGAGAAAAATAGGAGTATGTGGATAGGGAAATTCTTGTACCTTATGTGATGGAGTTTATGTGGTGTGGTGAAATCAATTTACTCAGTTGTTTTGGAAATAAAGTATGTAGGTCTTTTTAATTGAGTTGTGATATAGCTCATATAGGTGACTTTGATcggttatgtatgtatatatgtgtgtgtgtgtgtgtcaatccaTGATATGAGAACAACATTGAAGCTCTGTGGAtttgtaatttgaatttgattttcACACTTGTGATGATATTTAGTGGTTATTTGCTTCAGGGCATAATGCTGGCACACCGCTGCACCATGCAGCTAGCAGAGGTCTAGATAATATTGTTCAGTTGCTTCTTTTCCACGGAGGTATGGTTATACATATTTGAAGGCAGGGAAAATAGTATAATTTGTTTAGTTTGATGATTCATCATTATGATGGCACTAATATTTGGCTGTTCTGGTATTTACCTTTTCCGTGAATTTTGTTAACCATTTGGAATTTTTCCCTTTAGCAAATGCTTTGGTTAAGAATGATGACTCCCAAACTCCTCTTCAAGTTGCTCGGGTGAAGGGCTTTAGCAACGTTGTGCGTACCATTGAGGTGGGTACGTATATGAAATTATCCAAAGCTTTGTGTACTTGCATATTTTGATGATTGAACTGTGATTTTGTTTTGTGAATTTAGAGCCACATTTGTATTTTCTCGGGGTGGCTGAGAGAATTTTATGGCCCAAGCTTTCTTGAAGTGTTGGCTCCTAAATTGTTATCAAGAAAGATGTTAGTATGATTGTCTTGATAAGGCTACTGTTACTAAGGTACTAAAATTGTTTTCTGATTCTGCttaatattgaatattgtaGCTGGGCTGTAGTTGTTCCACATGATTCTACAAAGCCTCTTAAACTGGAACTGGCAATATATTCTTCCTTACAGGTAATTGATTGTAAATTGACATCATACGCAATTACACATACAcgtttatttctttatttgtaaCACTATTTTGCTTTAGCTGCTACTATGTATTCATTGGCAATGGTCTAAGCATTCAAATGGTATTGAATGTATCTATTGCCACCATATTATTGTTATATGCAGTAACCTTATGCCCATTTATCCTATTTTTCCTTACGATCTAGATATAGCTTTATCATTTCATTTTCGCTGGAATGTTAAGTTCCTTAAATTGCAGGATGCCCAACCTCGGACTGTCATTTCTTTATGGAGGACCAATGTCGAAGAACCAAATTTCCAACAAGTGGATCCTGCAGTGATAATATCTGACAAGTCCACAAGTAACTCATCTTAGTAGTCACGTAGTTTTCAATAAACAACTAATTTCATTTGTGATTtggaataaataattttatccaATTTTTTCACCGTCTACTTTTCATACCAGAATCTCAGTATAAGTTTGCATCTGGAAGCCACGGCGACAAACATCAACTTCACTTCCTATACAAAGCTTGCATTGGTGTTCAGGTAAAATGCAGAATTGTGACCCAAATTACTACATTCTACATATATGCTGTGCTTttggggtgacgagggaaacccgcagCTACTACTCGAGGGTGTACACTAGGTAAACACTGCCTTGTGACCTTAGCCAGCAAAGGActacaatgaggtaaaccagcctaggttgctcattgctgaccggctcaaactaaGAGAGGTTTGGATTCGAActtgtgaccttgtggttacaacttacaagtgtGTATCCTTGGCCATCTTGGCTGGCTATATATGTCACAAAAGCTGTTGTAGAAACTGTGTCAGGAAAAGGTCTTGAAGTTAGAAAACATGGAATAAGAAAAAGAATGGACTATTGCATTAGTTCACTGTAGTTTCCCTATACATGAGTGTAGTTAGTGGCTTTATTCTCTTCAGTTTCATCTTAGGAAGATTGCTATGAACTCTTTCACATTGATGAACTGTTGGCATTCAGGTGACCCGTCCCGACATAGCAGACAATTTCCAAATGAGAGTACTAGAATCTGCAGCTGAAACTGCTGCCGAGGCAATGGAATTAGCCAGAGGAATCAGTGCTTCCATTCAATCTTCAACAGAAGCTAGGGAACCACGTACTGTTATTGCCCACAGCTCCGAAGCAAAAAATGCGAATGGTTGGGGCTCAGTTGTTAGACCCACACCATCAGACATGAGCTTCCAGGGATGGGGGAATGAACCACCAAAAGTCCGAGATAATGAATGGGGAAATGGCGTAGATGGGTCCAATCATTATGGAAAGGTCTCACCTCAGAGCTGAGTTGCAATGGATGGATAGATGAACCCTCCATAGAATAGTACAGTGGATGGGCAATATCAGGGTCAAAGCCTCCACCTGCTGATGCCTTGGCCAAAGTTCAGTGCAATGGATGGGAGAGTGCTGCTCAAAATCCTACTCAGGATCCAAGAGGATCAACTAGCAGACTAACATCCTCGGATGTTTACAGCAGTGAATGGATCGATAATCCCACCAAAGAAAATAGTAGAAGGCGGGATAATGTGCATGGAAGAAGTCCTGGCAAGAATCAACTTGACAACAGTGGAACTCAAGACGGTATACACCATACAACAGATTTTGCAGTGCCTTCAGCTCCACCAGCTCCCGAGCCAGTATTAAGTGAAAGATCAGTTCATTATCCAACCATAGATCTTACTCCAGTGGAATTCTCGTCTTCTCCTGTAGATGAGCAAGAAGGTTTACAGAAAACAGATAAACTACACAATTCTCCATTGTGCATAATATGTTGGGAATCTCCTGTTGAGGCAGCATGCGTTCCCTGCGGTCACATGTTTGGCTGCTTGTCATGCTCAAATGATATCAAAAGCAGGAAAGGGGATTGCCCTGTTTGTCGACAGATGATTGATCAGGTCATAAAGCTCTATGCAGTCTAAGAGGTAAGAACAGTCATTTCTACAATTTGCTTGTGTTGGAAATGCTGGAAAATATCTGTCTTGGGCAGCCATATTTACTCTTAGAAAGTTATAGCCTTGAGAAGAGGAGTAGTTTCTGGTATTTTGTATACACCTTTCTAAAGCTTTctttatgtctatatatatggTTGTAATCTGGAGTACTTGATATAGATGTGAAATATTGTTTTCTAAAATTCCGTTCTACAGTTTTAACAGCTTGGAACGAACTTTCTTCTAATTTGGAAGATTTATGTATATCATGCTTGAGACTATTAATATCAAAGTTATCTAATTTGGAAGATTTATGTATATCATGCTTGAGACTATTTATATCAAAGTTATCTGGTTTACGTGTTAaggccaaaaagaaaaaatatagttgggaaaatggcactttttcttcttgaaattatatagggaaaatgacactttttctccctatgttatgtgcatataacactttttcccccctgtgttattaaagtggttgTTTTCCCCcttcagttattttaaaagtggtagtttttccccctgtaatgttaaattgacatttttgtccttaaaaataattatttcatttatttttattctccaaccaatgattactatttttaaataagaaataaaattaaaaataaataaataaataaataagttttgattggctgttcaaaatcgaaattggaatcgaaccgtatcgatttatcaaaataagtgtttgatcattttcactatatatgactgtggttcagttccggttcacggttcaacaattattaaattttatttttttttcggttctgaatcgtaacaataaccgtccatactatgtcggtatgattgttacagtgtttggttaggttcgaaccgaatcgtgatcatccatacatataagtaataatttgttggagaagacaaataaatgaaataattaattatgccaaggatcttgtagttcagtggcatcaaacccttccttttatactgactcttgtgtttcaataggttgagaaagtagttatgaacagatactgcattgtaatagagttagtagtatacaaaaaaaaaatgaaataattatttttaagggtaaaaatgtcaatttaacatttcaggggaaaaacagtcactttaataacacagggggaaaaagtgctatatgcacataacatagggggaaaaagtgtcattttccaaTTATATCCTTATATAGTGCTTTttctctttgattttttttttctagcccctcaattattttaaaagtgataatTTTTTCCGTTTTAAGTTAAACAAGCATTCTTatccttaaaataaatattataagatGTACAATTGTAACTACAGAAATCtcattgcatttttcttttttaattttcagatCTTGATCATCTTAGATGGACAGAAGAGTTTTGTTTGCCGTTGTCATTAGAGAGGCAATTCTCATTGAAtcttgcctatatatatattgcctaaatatatatatatatatatatatatatatatatatatatatatatagtattattgtatttatgaacttttaaaaatattatgaaaatctGAATCGAATGctagtagacttttaaaaaactGAGTCGAATACGGgcagacttttaaagagtttttaaaaatttaaatcgaATACTACCAGACCTTTAAATCCTTAAaagctttcaaaaatttataaaattcttcattgaatacaccccttttttttttgaaatccatcattgaatacaccccttagTGTTGTATACTTGTAGTATAAAATACTAAATTGGTAATAAATTCCAAAGGAGTATTTAAATTTAAGTGATCCATGAGATTTGAATAATTGAATCGAAGTTGGAATCACTGCAGTGAAGGATGAGAAACAGTGGTGCACTGAAAGATGAAAAAACAGTTTGGTCATTGCAACAATACTGAAACTTAATTTGTTATTTCTCATTAACAGTTTTGAGAGTTACATTACAGGAAACCAATATATCATGCTTCCTATCCCTTGGCAACATACACTACTAAACTTAACACACTACTAATAAGCACTACACCTTTGCTACAACACCATCTGCATCATAGCAATCAGCCACAGCCACAGTTATCTTTCTCTGCACACTCTTGTACGAATAGCGCTTTGCAACGAACGCATACACCCCGATGTTCACAGCGGTTATGGTCGCCAAGAGCGCGTAGAAGTAGTCCAACCGGCTGCCATTCAAGTCCTTCGCGAACCAGCTCTTCCCGGCCTTGGCTGTTACATGGTCCACTAAGGTTATCAAGAGGCTGCTAAGGAAATTCGCGGCCCCCATAACGCTGAGGTAGAAGGCGATTCCCAAGCTTCTCATCGAGTCGGGGACTTGGTCATAGAAGTACTCTTGTAGCCCCACTAGTGTGAAGCCATCCCCTATTCCAATGATGAGGAATTGTGGGGCTAGCCAAAAGACACTCATTGAGTTTGAGGTCTTTAGGGGGCTTTCTTGGACAACACTTAGTCTCTTCCTTTCTACCAAGGCTGCAACTACCATTGTTGTGACCGAAAACACCATCCCGATTCCAATTCTCTGGAGGATGTTGATGCCCCTCTCGTTGCCCGTCGCCCTCCTCAGGACTGGCACGAGGATTCT from Ipomoea triloba cultivar NCNSP0323 chromosome 12, ASM357664v1 encodes the following:
- the LOC115997879 gene encoding putative E3 ubiquitin-protein ligase XBAT35 is translated as MGQQQSKDELLYRHAVDGNIEAISTLRRDGTSLEWVDREGKTPLIATCMSSERFATARTLIELGADVNAYRPGHNAGTPLHHAASRGLDNIVQLLLFHGANALVKNDDSQTPLQVARVKGFSNVVRTIESHICIFSGWLREFYGPSFLEVLAPKLLSRKIWAVVVPHDSTKPLKLELAIYSSLQDAQPRTVISLWRTNVEEPNFQQVDPAVIISDKSTKSQYKFASGSHGDKHQLHFLYKACIGVQVTRPDIADNFQMRVLESAAETAAEAMELARGISASIQSSTEAREPRTVIAHSSEAKNANGWGSVVRPTPSDMSFQGWGNEPPKVRDNEWGNGVDGSNHYGKVSPQS
- the LOC115999308 gene encoding probable E3 ubiquitin-protein ligase XBOS34, producing the protein MVQCNGWESAAQNPTQDPRGSTSRLTSSDVYSSEWIDNPTKENSRRRDNVHGRSPGKNQLDNSGTQDGIHHTTDFAVPSAPPAPEPVLSERSVHYPTIDLTPVEFSSSPVDEQEGLQKTDKLHNSPLCIICWESPVEAACVPCGHMFGCLSCSNDIKSRKGDCPVCRQMIDQVIKLYAV